The Phoenix dactylifera cultivar Barhee BC4 chromosome 12, palm_55x_up_171113_PBpolish2nd_filt_p, whole genome shotgun sequence genome has a window encoding:
- the LOC103708914 gene encoding trans-cinnamate 4-monooxygenase has translation MDLVLLEKALLGLFAAIVVAIAVSKLRGKRFRLPPGPLPVPVFGNWLQVGDDLNHRNLSALARRFGDILLLRMGQRNLVVVSSPAVARDVLHTQGVEFGSRTRNVVFDIFTGKGQDMVFTVYGEHWRKMRRIMTVPFFTNKVVQQYRTGWEDEAARVVADVKADPKAATEGIVLRRRLQLMMYNNMYRIMFDRRFESEEDPLFLRLKALNGERSRLAQSFEYNYGDFIPLLRPFLRGYLKICKEVKERRLQLFKDYFLEERKKLASTKPVDNAGLKCAIDHILDAEKKGEINEDNVLYIVENINVAAIETTLWSIEWGIAELVNHPDVQQKLRNELDTVLGPGVAVTEPDTQKLPYLQAVIKETLRLRMAIPLLVPHMNLHDAKLGGFDIPAESKILVNAWWLANNPDHWKKPEEFRPERFLEEEAKVEANGNDFRYLPFGVGRRSCPGIILALPILGITIGRLVQNFELLPPPGQKKLDTSEKGGQFSLHILKHSTIVAKPRMI, from the exons ATGGATCTGGTGCTCCTAGAGAAGGCCCTTCTGGGCCTCTTCGCCGCCATCGTCGTCGCAATTGCCGTCTCCAAGCTCCGGGGGAAGCGCTTCCGGCTGCCGCCGGGGCCGCTCCCCGTGCCGGTCTTCGGGAACTGGCTGCAGGTCGGCGACGACCTCAACCACCGCAACCTCTCCGCCCTCGCCCGCCGCTTCGGCgacatcctcctcctccgcatGGGTCAGCGCAACCTCGTCGTCGTCTCCTCCCCGGCGGTCGCCCGCGACGTCCTCCACACACAGGGCGTCGAGTTCGGCTCCCGCACCCGCAACGTCGTCTTCGACATCTTCACCGGCAAAGGCCAGGACATGGTCTTCACCGTCTACGGCGAGCACTGGCGCAAGATGCGCCGCATCATGACCGTCCCTTTCTTCACCAACAAAGTAGTCCAACAGTACCGCACCGGGTGGGAGGACGAGGCCGCGAGGGTCGTCGCCGACGTCAAGGCCGACCCGAAGGCGGCGACGGAGGGGATCGTGCTCCGAAGGAGGCTGCAGCTGATGATGTATAACAATATGTATCGGATTATGTTCGACCGGAGGTTCGAGAGCGAGGAGGATCCTCTGTTCCTGCGGCTGAAGGCGCTGAATGGGGAGAGGAGCAGATTGGCCCAGAGTTTTGAGTATAATTATGGGGATTTTATCCCCCTCTTGAGGCCTTTCTTGAGGGGGTACCTCAAGATCTGCAAGGAGGTTAAAGAGAGGAGGCTGCAGCTCTTCAAGGATTACTTCCTTGAGGAGAGGAA GAAGCTGGCAAGCACCAAACCGGTAGATAATGCAGGGCTCAAGTGTGCAATTGATCACATCCTGGATGcggagaagaagggagagatCAATGAGGACAATGTACTTTACATCGTTGAGAACATTAATGTAGCAG CCATTGAGACAACATTGTGGTCAATCGAGTGGGGAATTGCAGAGCTTGTGAACCATCCTGACGTCCAACAGAAGCTCCGAAACGAGCTTGACACTGTGCTTGGCCCTGGTGTTGCGGTTACCGAGCCCGACACCCAGAAACTCCCATACCTTCAAGCTGTCATCAAGGAGACACTCCGCCTTCGTATGGCCATCCCCCTACTGGTCCCCCACATGAATCTCCATGATGCCAAGCTTGGTGGCTTTGATATCCCTGCTGAGAGCAAGATCCTCGTGAATGCATGGTGGCTTGCGAACAACCCTGACCACTGGAAGAAACCCGAGGAGTTCCGGCCTGAGAGGTTCTTGGAGGAGGAGGCCAAGGTGGAGGCCAATGGCAATGACTTCCGCTACTTGCCATTTGGGGTTGGCCGGAGGAGCTGCCCAGGAATTATCCTTGCATTGCCAATTCTGGGGATCACCATTGGCCGCTTGGTCCAGAACTTTGAGCTGTTGCCACCTCCAGGGCAGAAGAAACTTGATACGAGTGAGAAAGGTGGGCAGTTTAGCCTTCACATTCTGAAGCACTCTACCATAGTCGCCAAGCCGAGAATGATCTGA